A stretch of the Mustela lutreola isolate mMusLut2 chromosome 18, mMusLut2.pri, whole genome shotgun sequence genome encodes the following:
- the ZFP42 gene encoding zinc finger protein 42 homolog: MDQQLKKRAKTCGQKGLARKPFKRDKRRPSKPQAVQKKHPDTTWALEDEGVIFETSNLVVGEDSFSDCYIECIIRGEFSEPILEEDSLKSLNYLEEGSEQELSQQVLTASSLLKQSLKCAQKGAKQELPQQTVRENSQFKYSEYAMGKKLPPGGAPSIDLPNPKQSAEFARKKPARNKEYEAPERIACPYSGCPKKVKNRASLRKHLLVHGPRDHVCAECGKAFNESSKLKRHFLVHTGEKPFQCTFEGCGKRFSLDYNLRTHVRIHTGEKRFVCPFESCHKRFTQSNNMKIHVLTHGKTNTNQ, translated from the coding sequence ATGGACCAGCAACTGAAGAAAAGGGCAAAGACTTGTGGCCAGAAAGGCCTGGCTAGAAAACCCTTCAAGAGGGATAAGCGAAGGCCATCTAAGCCACAGGCAGTCCAGAAGAAACATCCCGACACAACATGGGCCTTAGAAGATGAAGGTGTGATCTTTGAGACAAGCAATCTGGTTGTTGGAGAAGACTCTTTCTCTGACTGTTACATAGAATGCATAATAAGAGGTGAGTTTTCTGAACCCATTCTGGAAGAAGACTCACTTAAGTCCCTTAACTACCTGGAAGAAGGATCAGAGCAAGAGCTTTCTCAACAGGTTCTTACAGCAAGCTCACTTCTGAAACAATCCTTGAAATGTGCACAGAAAGGGGCAAAACAAGAACTTCCTCAACAGACTGTCAGAGAGAATTCACAGTTTAAGTATTCTGAGTATGCAATGGGCAAGAAGCTTCCTCCTGGAGGAGCACCCAGCATTGACCTACCAAATCCTAAACAGTCTGCAGAATTTGCTAGAAAGAAGCCAGCAAGAAATAAGGAATATGAGGCTCCAGAAAGAATTGCTTGTCCTTACAGTGGATGCCCAAAAAAGGTAAAGAATAGAGCTTCCCTGAGAAAGCATCTCCTTGTCCATGGTCCTCGTGATCACGTATGTGCAGAATGTGGGAAAGCATTCAATGAGAGTTCGAaactaaaaagacattttcttgttcatactggagagaagccATTTCAGTGCACTTTTGAGGGGTGTGGAAAACGCTTTTCTCTAGACTACAATTTGCGTACGCATGTCCGCATCCACACTGGGGAGAAACGTTTTGTGTGTCCCTTTGAAAGTTGTCACAAGAGGTTTACTCAgtcaaataatatgaaaattcaCGTCTTAACTCATGGAAAGACCAACACAAATCAGTGA